Proteins encoded within one genomic window of Triticum aestivum cultivar Chinese Spring chromosome 2D, IWGSC CS RefSeq v2.1, whole genome shotgun sequence:
- the LOC123055283 gene encoding NDR1/HIN1-like protein 2 yields MGSGSRAASCLCCPFKCLACGLFSCLCSILVSLLVTAGVLALILYFVFRPQMIAATVDSASLAQFALGTPASPALLQYNLTLAMTVRNPNKRVGLYYDGVEALALFDGQRFGFAPLDPFFQGHQASTEVKPAFGGQQVLEGDVTQANLRTQLAGGAVEVEVKLNAKLRVKVWAFKVPGPRARISCPLSLPVPAAANAPAFKPTECKVWF; encoded by the coding sequence ATGGGTTCGGGGAGCCGCGCGGCGTCGTGCCTGTGCTGCCCGTTCAAGTGCCTGGCGTGCGGCCTCTTCAGCTGCCTCTGCAGCATCCTCGTCTCGCTCCTCGTCACCGCGGGGGTCCTCGCCCTCATCCTCTACTTCGTCTTCCGCCCGCAGAtgatcgccgccaccgtcgactccGCCTCCCTCGCCCAGTTCGCGCTCGGCACCCCCGCCAGCCCGGCCCTGCTCCAGTACAACCTCACGCTCGCCATGACGGTGCGCAACCCCAACAAGCGGGTGGGGCTCTACTACGACGGCGTCGAGGCGCTGGCCCTCTTCGACGGCCAGCGCTTCGGGTTCGCGCCCCTCGACCCCTTCTTCCAGGGCCACCAGGCGTCCACCGAGGTCAAGCCGGCGTTCGGCGGCCAGCAGGTGCTCGAGGGGGACGTCACCCAGGCTAACCTCAGGACGCAGCTggcgggcggcgcggtggaggtggaggtgaAGCTCAACGCCAAGCTCCGCGTCAAGGTGTGGGCGTTCAAGGTGCCCGGGCCCCGCGCCAGGATCAGCTGCCCGCTCTCCCTCCCCGTCCCTGCCGCCGCGAACGCCCCCGCCTTCAAGCCCACCGAGTGCAAAGTCTGGTTCTGA
- the LOC123055284 gene encoding NDR1/HIN1-like protein 10, with translation MGSGSRAASCLCCPFKCLACGLFSCLCSILVSLLVTAGVLALILYFVFRPQMIAATVDSASLAQFALGTPASPALLQYNLTLAMTVRNPNKRVGLYYDGVEALALFDGQRFGFAPLDPFFQGHQASTEVKPAFGGQQVLEGDVTQANLRSQLAGGAVEVEVKLNARLRVKVWAFKVPGPRARISCPLSLPAPGAAAGAPAFKPTECKVWF, from the coding sequence ATGGGTTCGGGGAGCCGCGCGGCGTCGTGCCTGTGCTGCCCGTTCAAGTGCCTGGCGTGCGGCCTCTTCAGCTGCCTCTGCAGCATCCTCGTCTCCCTCCTCGTCACGGCCGGGGTCCTAGCCCTCATCCTCTACTTCGTCTTCCGCCCGCAGAtgatcgccgccaccgtcgactccGCCTCCCTCGCCCAGTTCGCGCTCGGCACCCCGGCCAGCCCCGCGCTGCTCCAGTACAACCTCACCCTCGCCATGACCGTGCGCAACCCCAACAAGCGGGTGGGGCTCTACTACGACGGCGTCGAGGCGCTGGCCCTCTTCGACGGCCAGCGCTTCGGGTTCGCGCCCCTCGACCCCTTCTTCCAGGGCCACCAGGCGTCCACCGAGGTCAAGCCGGCGTTCGGCGGCCAGCAGGTGCTGGAGGGGGATGTTACGCAGGCCAACCTCAGGTCGCAGCTGGCGGGAGgcgcggtggaggtggaggtgaAGCTCAACGCCAGGCTCCGCGTCAAGGTGTGGGCGTTCAAGGTGCCCGGGCCCCGCGCCAGGATCAGCTGCCCGCTCTCCCTCCCCGCCccaggcgccgccgccggcgcccccgCATTCAAGCCCACCGAGTGCAAAGTCTGGTTCTGA